One window of the Sandaracinaceae bacterium genome contains the following:
- a CDS encoding TetR/AcrR family transcriptional regulator, with the protein MSKGEETRAAILADALSQASVLGLDGLTIGALASSLGMSKSGLYAHFGSKEDLQIQVLEEARARFVSAVMTPALRASRGEPRVRAIMERWLEWESSAYLPGGCPFVAAAAELDDQPGAVRDRLVSIQRDWTDALRTAARIAVEEGHFRADLDTGQWAFELWGLALSYHWFSRLLGQGDADDRLKTGFERLIQSARA; encoded by the coding sequence ATGAGCAAGGGCGAAGAGACCCGCGCCGCCATCCTGGCGGACGCGCTGTCCCAGGCGAGCGTGCTGGGGCTCGACGGGCTGACCATCGGCGCCCTCGCCTCGTCGCTCGGCATGAGCAAGAGCGGGCTCTACGCGCACTTCGGCTCCAAGGAGGACCTCCAGATCCAGGTGCTCGAGGAGGCGAGGGCGCGCTTCGTCTCGGCGGTCATGACGCCCGCGCTGCGCGCCTCGCGCGGGGAGCCCCGGGTCCGCGCGATCATGGAGCGCTGGCTGGAGTGGGAGAGCTCGGCGTATCTCCCTGGGGGCTGCCCTTTCGTGGCCGCCGCGGCGGAGCTCGACGACCAGCCGGGGGCGGTCCGGGATCGGCTCGTGTCGATCCAGCGGGACTGGACCGACGCGCTCCGCACCGCAGCTCGCATCGCGGTCGAGGAGGGGCACTTCCGCGCCGACCTCGACACGGGTCAGTGGGCGTTCGAGCTCTGGGGGCTCGCGCTCTCGTATCACTGGTTCTCGCGCCTGCTCGGTCAGGGAGACGCGGACGACCGGCTGAAGACCGGGTTCGAGCGCCTGATCCAGAGCGCGCGCGCGTAG
- a CDS encoding GDSL-type esterase/lipase family protein, translated as MADASRRLTGRLALAACLALMGGVATAQPSTEPPPLAAFHAALARTARGEGVTRVMVWGASHTASDQFTGFLRARWQRRWGDAGPGLVLPASPFPLYDHQAARFAPAGRWRASRVRGRQRQADAYGPMGFGLEARVAAIGWVETDDEVDRARVFRGPTSGRLEIQAGEARRVLHGGGTEHVELSGRFRRVTVRARGPARVLGLSLERDRPGVIVDAMGVPGARLRDRLPWRDDALREQLEVLSPALVVLAYGTNEAGFTGRPIRRYEREVDEAVRRLREVAPGASCLLIGPSDWPRRREDGTYIDRPRTAEVIATQRAAARRHGCAFFDLVAFQGGPLSMPGWVDRGLALGDHVHFTDAGHRRLASALDRALRPRPH; from the coding sequence GTGGCTGACGCCTCCCGCCGACTGACCGGTCGACTGGCGCTGGCCGCCTGTCTCGCGCTGATGGGCGGCGTCGCGACCGCGCAGCCATCGACCGAGCCACCGCCGCTCGCCGCCTTTCACGCCGCGCTGGCTCGGACCGCGCGGGGCGAGGGCGTCACCCGGGTGATGGTCTGGGGCGCGTCCCACACCGCGAGCGATCAGTTCACCGGGTTCCTGCGCGCGCGCTGGCAGCGCCGCTGGGGCGACGCGGGGCCCGGGCTGGTGCTGCCCGCCTCGCCCTTCCCGCTCTACGATCACCAAGCCGCGCGCTTCGCCCCGGCCGGGCGCTGGCGCGCCTCGAGGGTGCGCGGCCGTCAGCGCCAGGCCGACGCCTACGGGCCGATGGGCTTCGGGCTCGAGGCGCGGGTGGCCGCCATCGGGTGGGTGGAGACCGATGACGAGGTCGACCGCGCGCGCGTCTTCCGCGGGCCCACCTCGGGTCGGCTCGAGATCCAGGCGGGCGAAGCGCGACGCGTGCTCCACGGAGGCGGCACCGAGCACGTGGAGCTGAGCGGCCGCTTTCGCCGCGTGACCGTGCGGGCTCGCGGACCGGCCCGCGTGCTCGGGCTCTCTCTCGAGCGCGACCGTCCGGGGGTGATCGTCGACGCGATGGGCGTCCCGGGCGCGCGCCTCCGAGATCGGCTCCCCTGGCGCGACGACGCGCTCCGCGAGCAGCTCGAAGTCCTGTCCCCGGCGCTCGTGGTCCTGGCCTACGGCACCAACGAGGCGGGCTTCACCGGCCGGCCGATCCGCCGCTACGAGCGCGAGGTCGACGAGGCCGTGCGCCGGCTGCGCGAGGTGGCCCCGGGCGCCTCGTGTCTCCTGATCGGACCGAGCGACTGGCCGCGGCGGCGCGAGGACGGAACCTACATCGACCGCCCGAGGACGGCGGAGGTGATCGCCACCCAGCGCGCCGCGGCGCGTCGACACGGCTGCGCCTTCTTCGATCTCGTGGCGTTCCAGGGCGGCCCGCTCTCGATGCCGGGCTGGGTGGACCGAGGCCTCGCGCTCGGCGACCACGTGCACTTCACCGACGCCGGTCACCGTCGCCTGGCGAGCGCCCTCGACCGCGCGCTCCGGCCGCGGCCCCATTGA
- the moaA gene encoding GTP 3',8-cyclase MoaA, with product MKTSLPIADSRLARPQPLPPRPASFARTPKLVDAKGRAITYLRLSLTDRCNLACVYCMPPGGEIEHALRPELLSFEEASRLIRIFAHGGVTRVRFTGGEPLVRKDVVRLVEMARREVPELQMTTNAVRLAELARPLKRAGLSGVNVSIDTLDPDRFRAVTRGGELGPVLAGVHAALDAGLRVKVNAVGLGGDVLPESDAVELVEWAWSLGITPRFIELMPLGEAAKLPASAFLSAERIAKLLGARVLPDDVGPESGHGPARYLRSRDGRHRVGFITAISDTFCAACNRVRVTAQGDVRACLADRRAVSLRDQMRAGASDLDLGWAISWALATKDASHHFLDPAVTEHEEVGMSLIGG from the coding sequence GTGAAGACGTCACTCCCCATCGCCGATTCCCGCCTCGCGCGCCCGCAGCCGCTGCCGCCGCGGCCGGCGAGCTTCGCGCGGACGCCGAAGCTGGTCGACGCGAAGGGCCGGGCGATCACCTACCTGCGCCTCTCGTTGACAGATCGCTGTAATCTGGCCTGCGTCTACTGCATGCCGCCCGGAGGGGAGATCGAGCACGCCCTCCGCCCCGAGCTGCTCTCGTTCGAGGAGGCCTCGCGGCTCATCCGCATCTTCGCCCACGGGGGCGTCACGCGCGTGCGCTTCACGGGGGGCGAGCCGCTGGTCCGTAAGGACGTCGTGCGGCTCGTCGAGATGGCGCGCCGCGAGGTGCCCGAGCTGCAGATGACCACCAACGCGGTGCGCCTCGCCGAGCTGGCGCGGCCCCTGAAGCGCGCGGGGCTCAGCGGGGTCAACGTCTCCATCGACACCCTCGACCCGGATCGTTTTCGCGCCGTGACGCGCGGCGGGGAGCTCGGCCCGGTGCTCGCGGGGGTGCACGCCGCGCTCGACGCGGGGCTGCGCGTGAAGGTGAACGCGGTCGGGCTCGGCGGCGACGTCCTGCCCGAGTCGGACGCGGTGGAGCTGGTCGAGTGGGCCTGGTCGCTCGGGATCACGCCGCGCTTCATCGAGCTGATGCCGCTCGGAGAGGCGGCGAAGCTGCCCGCGAGCGCGTTCCTCTCGGCGGAGCGCATCGCCAAGCTGCTCGGCGCGCGTGTGCTCCCCGACGACGTCGGCCCCGAGTCGGGGCACGGCCCCGCCCGCTACCTGCGCTCGCGCGACGGGCGTCACCGGGTCGGTTTCATCACCGCCATCAGCGACACCTTCTGTGCGGCTTGCAACCGCGTGCGCGTGACGGCCCAGGGCGACGTGCGGGCGTGCCTCGCGGATCGCCGCGCCGTGTCCCTCCGCGATCAGATGCGCGCTGGCGCGAGCGACCTCGACCTCGGCTGGGCCATCTCCTGGGCCCTGGCCACCAAGGACGCCTCGCACCACTTCCTCGACCCGGCGGTGACCGAGCACGAGGAAGTGGGCATGAGCCTCATCGGCGGCTGA
- a CDS encoding NAD-binding protein: protein MRRTRAGWYLRGGLLVVTFGMAMLAFESGVGVSDRGGVPEGDLLTHIYYSLGLFVLGGLDLGIPTGGPTPARALLWVAYFAAPLITTSAVLEGAVRLLKPEWLVARMSRDHVVVVGVGRLGMLFLEALRERHPRIPILAVDLDAQRATVQLAQDRFGARFLPADVRLSATLDSLALEEARAVVLLTRDDLVNLEVAWRIAERHPSLRVVAHVADLGMRRMVDRVEHGSGVSIFNSHRTAARKLYQDHLAEHFKQTDPADVVVLAGFGRFGQTILEYLHAAAGSEIGHAVIVDTAGERQARLFRAQVPGTEAIPLSVLERNLDDPQSWAELEAVIAEHLVDDPVEPVFVIGTDDDQLNLRSAIALRALHPESRIFVRCTYESAFTTQIASTMRLELLAVEGMLRQALAERQKEWLTPPAD from the coding sequence GTGAGGCGCACACGGGCCGGTTGGTACCTCCGCGGCGGGCTGCTCGTCGTCACCTTCGGGATGGCGATGCTGGCCTTCGAGTCCGGGGTCGGTGTGAGCGATCGCGGGGGCGTGCCCGAGGGCGATCTCCTGACGCACATCTACTACTCCCTCGGGCTCTTCGTGCTCGGCGGCCTCGACCTCGGCATCCCGACGGGCGGGCCGACGCCCGCGCGCGCCCTCCTGTGGGTCGCCTACTTCGCCGCGCCGCTCATCACCACGAGCGCCGTGCTCGAGGGCGCGGTGCGGCTCCTCAAGCCCGAGTGGCTCGTGGCCCGGATGAGCCGCGACCACGTCGTGGTGGTCGGCGTCGGGCGGCTCGGCATGCTCTTCCTCGAGGCGCTCCGCGAGCGTCACCCCCGGATCCCCATCCTCGCGGTCGACCTCGACGCCCAGCGGGCGACGGTGCAGCTGGCCCAGGACCGCTTCGGCGCGCGCTTCCTCCCCGCCGACGTCCGCCTCTCCGCGACCCTCGACTCCCTCGCGCTCGAGGAGGCCCGCGCGGTGGTGCTCCTCACCCGCGACGATCTCGTCAACCTGGAGGTCGCCTGGCGCATCGCGGAGCGGCACCCGAGCCTCCGCGTGGTCGCGCACGTCGCGGACCTGGGAATGCGGCGCATGGTCGACCGCGTCGAGCACGGGAGTGGCGTGAGCATCTTCAACTCCCACCGCACCGCGGCGCGCAAGCTCTACCAGGACCACCTGGCGGAGCACTTCAAGCAGACCGACCCGGCGGACGTCGTCGTGCTCGCGGGCTTCGGGCGCTTCGGGCAGACCATCCTCGAGTACCTGCACGCGGCCGCGGGCTCGGAGATCGGGCACGCGGTGATCGTCGACACCGCGGGCGAGCGCCAGGCGCGCCTCTTCCGCGCGCAGGTCCCCGGGACCGAGGCCATCCCGCTGTCGGTGCTGGAGCGCAACCTCGACGATCCCCAGAGCTGGGCGGAGCTCGAGGCGGTCATCGCCGAGCACCTGGTGGACGACCCGGTCGAGCCGGTCTTCGTGATCGGGACCGACGACGATCAGCTCAACCTGCGGAGCGCGATCGCCCTGCGGGCGCTGCACCCCGAGTCGCGCATCTTCGTGCGCTGCACCTACGAGTCGGCGTTCACCACGCAGATCGCCAGCACGATGCGGCTCGAGCTCCTCGCGGTCGAGGGCATGCTGCGCCAGGCGCTCGCGGAGAGGCAGAAGGAGTGGCTGACGCCTCCCGCCGACTGA
- a CDS encoding cytochrome c: MRLLARILPVAGVLPVLGIALGLPVLAGCDDAPRDLRQWEASDHVQPSQPDPERTAAEPSAPPDPETVRRAVTALWLERCASCHGAEGRGDGAQAPAQIADFTSAEWQASRADADLARAIRMGQGLMPAFGSLINDRGIAVLVDHVRGFGPADSGDDASAADAVE; the protein is encoded by the coding sequence GTGCGGCTTCTCGCCCGAATCCTCCCCGTCGCCGGGGTGCTGCCCGTCCTCGGGATCGCCCTCGGCCTCCCCGTCCTGGCCGGCTGCGACGACGCGCCGCGGGATTTGCGTCAGTGGGAGGCCTCGGACCACGTCCAGCCCTCTCAGCCCGATCCCGAGCGGACCGCGGCCGAGCCGAGCGCGCCCCCCGACCCCGAGACGGTGCGCCGCGCGGTGACCGCCCTCTGGCTCGAGCGCTGCGCGAGCTGTCACGGCGCCGAGGGCCGCGGAGACGGAGCGCAGGCGCCCGCCCAGATCGCCGACTTCACCTCGGCGGAGTGGCAGGCGAGCCGGGCCGACGCGGACCTCGCCCGGGCCATCCGGATGGGGCAAGGTCTGATGCCCGCGTTCGGATCGCTGATCAACGACCGCGGCATCGCCGTGCTCGTCGATCACGTCCGCGGCTTCGGGCCGGCGGACTCGGGGGACGACGCCTCCGCCGCAGACGCGGTGGAGTGA
- a CDS encoding alpha/beta fold hydrolase, translating into MESLAVNKSTIDRSSSEKFKKPRRAPKAPGWMRGGLSAVEALSPEAAGRIAAHLFFQTRRMRVQPSEIFERGRAFGVPFEGERLAARSWGDGPTVILGHGWNGRATQLAPFIGPLVAAGFRVVAFDHVGHGESTGRATNLGQMVRALRTMTDGEHGPVGLVAHSLGAAAATVALADGLDTFGAVLIAPPISPKPWVAQMGQLLGLGQEALGRAQAHIEARVGRSLDAVHGPTLAREIAAPALIVHDRDDREVPLACGEALHGAWTGSRLVVTEGLGHRRLLGDVAVREATRDFLSLTHSGSHSMKIGLE; encoded by the coding sequence ATGGAATCGCTGGCAGTCAATAAAAGCACGATCGATCGTTCTTCGTCAGAGAAGTTCAAGAAGCCCAGGCGCGCTCCGAAGGCGCCCGGGTGGATGCGCGGCGGCCTGAGCGCGGTCGAGGCGCTCTCGCCCGAGGCGGCGGGGCGCATCGCGGCGCACCTGTTCTTCCAGACCCGGCGCATGCGGGTGCAGCCGAGCGAGATCTTCGAGCGCGGGCGGGCCTTCGGCGTCCCGTTCGAGGGAGAGCGCCTCGCGGCGCGGAGCTGGGGCGACGGGCCCACCGTGATCCTCGGTCACGGGTGGAACGGGCGCGCGACGCAGCTGGCGCCGTTCATCGGGCCGCTGGTCGCGGCCGGCTTCCGGGTGGTCGCCTTCGATCACGTCGGGCACGGCGAGTCGACCGGCCGCGCGACGAACCTGGGTCAGATGGTGCGGGCGTTGCGCACGATGACCGACGGGGAGCACGGTCCGGTGGGGCTCGTGGCGCACTCGCTGGGCGCGGCCGCGGCGACGGTCGCGCTCGCGGACGGGCTCGACACGTTTGGCGCGGTGCTCATCGCGCCGCCCATCTCGCCGAAGCCCTGGGTCGCCCAGATGGGGCAGCTGCTCGGGCTCGGACAGGAGGCGCTGGGTCGCGCGCAGGCGCACATCGAGGCGCGGGTCGGCCGAAGCCTCGACGCGGTGCACGGCCCCACGCTCGCGCGCGAGATCGCGGCGCCGGCCCTCATCGTGCACGACCGAGACGACCGCGAGGTGCCGCTGGCGTGCGGTGAGGCGCTGCACGGCGCATGGACTGGATCACGTCTCGTGGTCACCGAGGGGCTCGGGCATCGCCGCCTCCTCGGGGACGTGGCCGTGCGGGAGGCGACGCGTGACTTCCTGAGCTTGACCCACAGCGGTTCTCACTCGATGAAGATCGGGTTGGAGTAG